The following coding sequences lie in one Desmodus rotundus isolate HL8 chromosome 1, HLdesRot8A.1, whole genome shotgun sequence genomic window:
- the TEDC2 gene encoding tubulin epsilon and delta complex protein 2 isoform X2 encodes MLPAGCSRRLVAELWNALDACAERQRELERSLQVSRRLLQAWEPAKTPAPEPTPGRETNEEAPFPACKPSPQDLKELELLTQALEKAVQVRKGISKAGKKEKASSLKSRSIATSAATASALPQASETKPPRGMHQSTMPAKGLPKPRLLSAGDQTRKGRGTQDAKPGPSLRDQQIAPLAAPQAPEAFTLKEKGTLLQLPVAFRKAASQNSRLWAQLSSTQTSDSMDATVSSKTQFLQKMQMTSGWPSSGLSAAEVEAEVGRLQKACLLLRLRMEEELRADPMDWMQEYRCLLTLEGLQALVGQCLYRLQELRTVVEQQLGPWPEGRLSRASLPCGGGADPIWSPQLLLYSSTQELQTLAALRLRVGMLDQQIHLEKVLMAELLPLVSTQEPRGPAWLALCRAVHSLLCEGGQRFLTILRDEPAD; translated from the exons ATGCTGCCCGCCGGCTGCTCTCGTCG GCTGGTTGCCGAGCTGTGGAACGCCCTGGACGCCTGTGCCGAGCGACAGCGGGAGCTGGAGCGGAGCCTGCAAGTCTCCCGGCGGCTGCTGCAGGCCTG GGAACCAGCCAAGACCCCAGCTCCGGAGCCAACCCCAGGGCGAGAAACTAATGAAGAGGCCCCATTTCCAG CATGCAAACCCAGCCCCCAAGACCTCAAGGAGCTGGAGCTTCTGACCCAGGCACTGGAGAAGGCTGTACAGGTTCGAAAAGGCATTTCTAAGgctggaaaaaaagagaaggcctCCAGCCTGAAGTCCAGGTCCATTGCCACTTCTGCTGCCACAGCTTCTGCCCTACCCCAAGCTTCTGAAACAAAACCCCCCAGGGGCATGCACCAGTCCACCATGCCTGCCAAGGGCCTCCCTAAGCCCAGGCTTCTGTCAGCGGGGGATCAGACCCGTAAGGGGAGAGGGACCCAAGATGCCAAGCCTGGACCAAGCCTCAGGGACCAACAGATAGCTCCATTGGCTGCTCCTCAGGCCCCAGAAGCCTTCACACTCAAAGAGAAGGG GACCCTGCTGCAGCTGCCCGTGGCCTTCAGGAAGGCGGCTTCTCAGAACTCCCG CCTGTGGGCCCAGCTCAGCTCTACACAGACCAGTGATTCCATGGATGCTACTGTGTCCTCCAAAACCCAGTTCCTACAGAAAATGCAGATGACT TCAGGTTGGCCCAGCTCTGGCCTCAGTGCTGCAGAGGTGGAGGCAGAAGTGGGGCGCCTGCAGAAGGCCTGCTTGCTGCTGAGACTGCGAATGGAGGAGGAACTTAGAGCAG ACCCCATGGACTGGATGCAGGAGTACCGCTGCCTGCTCACCTTGGAGGGGCTGCAGGCCCTTGTTGGGCAGTGTCTCTACAGGCTGCAGGAGCTTCGGACAG TAGTGGAACAGCAGCTGGGGCCGTGGCCTGAAGGGAGACTCTCCAGGGCCTCATTGCCCTGTGGAGGAGGAGCAGACCCCATCTGGAGCCCCCAGCTGCTTCTCTACTCCAGCACCCAGGAGCTGCAGACCCTGGCGGCCCTCAGGCTTCGGGTGGGCATGCTGGACCAGCAGATCCACCTGGAAAAG GTCCTGATGGCAGAACTCCTCCCTTTGGTGAGCACACAGGAGCCACGGGGACCAGCCTGGCTGGCACTGTGCCGGGCCGTGCACAGCCTTCTCTGCGAAGGAGGCCAGCGTTTCCTCACCATCCTTCGAGATGAGCCTGCTGACTGA
- the TEDC2 gene encoding tubulin epsilon and delta complex protein 2 isoform X1, whose product MLPAGCSRRLVAELWNALDACAERQRELERSLQVSRRLLQAWEPAKTPAPEPTPGRETNEEAPFPACKPSPQDLKELELLTQALEKAVQVRKGISKAGKKEKASSLKSRSIATSAATASALPQASETKPPRGMHQSTMPAKGLPKPRLLSAGDQTRKGRGTQDAKPGPSLRDQQIAPLAAPQAPEAFTLKEKGTLLQLPVAFRKAASQNSRLWAQLSSTQTSDSMDATVSSKTQFLQKMQMTSGWPSSGLSAAEVEAEVGRLQKACLLLRLRMEEELRADPMDWMQEYRCLLTLEGLQALVGQCLYRLQELRTAVVEQQLGPWPEGRLSRASLPCGGGADPIWSPQLLLYSSTQELQTLAALRLRVGMLDQQIHLEKVLMAELLPLVSTQEPRGPAWLALCRAVHSLLCEGGQRFLTILRDEPAD is encoded by the exons ATGCTGCCCGCCGGCTGCTCTCGTCG GCTGGTTGCCGAGCTGTGGAACGCCCTGGACGCCTGTGCCGAGCGACAGCGGGAGCTGGAGCGGAGCCTGCAAGTCTCCCGGCGGCTGCTGCAGGCCTG GGAACCAGCCAAGACCCCAGCTCCGGAGCCAACCCCAGGGCGAGAAACTAATGAAGAGGCCCCATTTCCAG CATGCAAACCCAGCCCCCAAGACCTCAAGGAGCTGGAGCTTCTGACCCAGGCACTGGAGAAGGCTGTACAGGTTCGAAAAGGCATTTCTAAGgctggaaaaaaagagaaggcctCCAGCCTGAAGTCCAGGTCCATTGCCACTTCTGCTGCCACAGCTTCTGCCCTACCCCAAGCTTCTGAAACAAAACCCCCCAGGGGCATGCACCAGTCCACCATGCCTGCCAAGGGCCTCCCTAAGCCCAGGCTTCTGTCAGCGGGGGATCAGACCCGTAAGGGGAGAGGGACCCAAGATGCCAAGCCTGGACCAAGCCTCAGGGACCAACAGATAGCTCCATTGGCTGCTCCTCAGGCCCCAGAAGCCTTCACACTCAAAGAGAAGGG GACCCTGCTGCAGCTGCCCGTGGCCTTCAGGAAGGCGGCTTCTCAGAACTCCCG CCTGTGGGCCCAGCTCAGCTCTACACAGACCAGTGATTCCATGGATGCTACTGTGTCCTCCAAAACCCAGTTCCTACAGAAAATGCAGATGACT TCAGGTTGGCCCAGCTCTGGCCTCAGTGCTGCAGAGGTGGAGGCAGAAGTGGGGCGCCTGCAGAAGGCCTGCTTGCTGCTGAGACTGCGAATGGAGGAGGAACTTAGAGCAG ACCCCATGGACTGGATGCAGGAGTACCGCTGCCTGCTCACCTTGGAGGGGCTGCAGGCCCTTGTTGGGCAGTGTCTCTACAGGCTGCAGGAGCTTCGGACAG CAGTAGTGGAACAGCAGCTGGGGCCGTGGCCTGAAGGGAGACTCTCCAGGGCCTCATTGCCCTGTGGAGGAGGAGCAGACCCCATCTGGAGCCCCCAGCTGCTTCTCTACTCCAGCACCCAGGAGCTGCAGACCCTGGCGGCCCTCAGGCTTCGGGTGGGCATGCTGGACCAGCAGATCCACCTGGAAAAG GTCCTGATGGCAGAACTCCTCCCTTTGGTGAGCACACAGGAGCCACGGGGACCAGCCTGGCTGGCACTGTGCCGGGCCGTGCACAGCCTTCTCTGCGAAGGAGGCCAGCGTTTCCTCACCATCCTTCGAGATGAGCCTGCTGACTGA
- the TEDC2 gene encoding tubulin epsilon and delta complex protein 2 isoform X3, giving the protein MAALCLHREPAKTPAPEPTPGRETNEEAPFPACKPSPQDLKELELLTQALEKAVQVRKGISKAGKKEKASSLKSRSIATSAATASALPQASETKPPRGMHQSTMPAKGLPKPRLLSAGDQTRKGRGTQDAKPGPSLRDQQIAPLAAPQAPEAFTLKEKGTLLQLPVAFRKAASQNSRLWAQLSSTQTSDSMDATVSSKTQFLQKMQMTSGWPSSGLSAAEVEAEVGRLQKACLLLRLRMEEELRADPMDWMQEYRCLLTLEGLQALVGQCLYRLQELRTAVVEQQLGPWPEGRLSRASLPCGGGADPIWSPQLLLYSSTQELQTLAALRLRVGMLDQQIHLEKVLMAELLPLVSTQEPRGPAWLALCRAVHSLLCEGGQRFLTILRDEPAD; this is encoded by the exons ATGGCTGCCCTGTGTCTTCACAGGGAACCAGCCAAGACCCCAGCTCCGGAGCCAACCCCAGGGCGAGAAACTAATGAAGAGGCCCCATTTCCAG CATGCAAACCCAGCCCCCAAGACCTCAAGGAGCTGGAGCTTCTGACCCAGGCACTGGAGAAGGCTGTACAGGTTCGAAAAGGCATTTCTAAGgctggaaaaaaagagaaggcctCCAGCCTGAAGTCCAGGTCCATTGCCACTTCTGCTGCCACAGCTTCTGCCCTACCCCAAGCTTCTGAAACAAAACCCCCCAGGGGCATGCACCAGTCCACCATGCCTGCCAAGGGCCTCCCTAAGCCCAGGCTTCTGTCAGCGGGGGATCAGACCCGTAAGGGGAGAGGGACCCAAGATGCCAAGCCTGGACCAAGCCTCAGGGACCAACAGATAGCTCCATTGGCTGCTCCTCAGGCCCCAGAAGCCTTCACACTCAAAGAGAAGGG GACCCTGCTGCAGCTGCCCGTGGCCTTCAGGAAGGCGGCTTCTCAGAACTCCCG CCTGTGGGCCCAGCTCAGCTCTACACAGACCAGTGATTCCATGGATGCTACTGTGTCCTCCAAAACCCAGTTCCTACAGAAAATGCAGATGACT TCAGGTTGGCCCAGCTCTGGCCTCAGTGCTGCAGAGGTGGAGGCAGAAGTGGGGCGCCTGCAGAAGGCCTGCTTGCTGCTGAGACTGCGAATGGAGGAGGAACTTAGAGCAG ACCCCATGGACTGGATGCAGGAGTACCGCTGCCTGCTCACCTTGGAGGGGCTGCAGGCCCTTGTTGGGCAGTGTCTCTACAGGCTGCAGGAGCTTCGGACAG CAGTAGTGGAACAGCAGCTGGGGCCGTGGCCTGAAGGGAGACTCTCCAGGGCCTCATTGCCCTGTGGAGGAGGAGCAGACCCCATCTGGAGCCCCCAGCTGCTTCTCTACTCCAGCACCCAGGAGCTGCAGACCCTGGCGGCCCTCAGGCTTCGGGTGGGCATGCTGGACCAGCAGATCCACCTGGAAAAG GTCCTGATGGCAGAACTCCTCCCTTTGGTGAGCACACAGGAGCCACGGGGACCAGCCTGGCTGGCACTGTGCCGGGCCGTGCACAGCCTTCTCTGCGAAGGAGGCCAGCGTTTCCTCACCATCCTTCGAGATGAGCCTGCTGACTGA
- the NTN3 gene encoding netrin-3 — MPSWPCGLLLTAGTLLAALSQRPPAPTDPCHDEGGAPRGCVPGLVNAALGREVLASSICGQPPKQACDSSDARRAHSAALLTFTGGTTSPVCWRSDWLMQAPLNVTLTVSLGKTFELVFVSLRFCSTPPTSVALLKSQDHGRSWVPLGFFSSCCDLDYGRLPAPANGPAGPGPEALCFPEPQTQPDGGGLLAFSVQDSSPPGLDLDSSPVLQDWVTATDIQVVLTRPAMLGDTRDSEAMVPYSYSATELQVGGRCKCNGHASRCLLDTQGHLICDCQHGTEGPDCGRCKPFYCDRPWQRATAREAHACLACSCNGHARRCRFNMELYRLSGRRSGGVCLNCRHNTAGRHCHYCREGFYRDPGRAPSDRHACRACDCHPVGAAGKTCNQTTGQCPCKDGVTGLTCNRCAPGFQQSRSPVAPCVKTPVPGPTEESSSVEPQDCDLHCKPTRGSYRISLKKFCRKDYAVQVAVGTRSETRGLWTRFPVAVLAVFRSGEERARRGSSALWVPARDAACGCPRLLPGRRYLLLGGGQGATAGDPGGRGPGLSATRGSLVLPWRDTWTRRLRRLQRRERRGRCGVA; from the exons ATGCCCAGCTGGCCCTGTGGGCTGCTGCTGACCGCGGGCACGCTCTTGGCTGCGCTGAGCCAGAGGCCGCCAGCGCCCACCGACCCCTGCCATGACGAAGGGGGCGCGCCCCGAGGCTGCGTGCCTGGCCTAGTGAATGCGGCCTTGGGCCGCGAGGTCCTGGCGTCCAGCATTTGTGGGCAGCCACCCAAGCAGGCCTGTGACTCCTCTGACGCGCGGCGGGCACATTCTGCTGCCCTCCTGACCTTCACAGGGGGCACCACAAGCCCTGTGTGCTGGCGTTCGGACTGGCTGATGCAGGCGCCCCTCAACGTGACCCTCACAGTATCCCTGGGCAAAACTTTTGAGCTGGTGTTCGTGAGCTTACGCTTCTGCTCCACGCCCCCCACCTCAGTGGCCCTACTCAAGTCGCAGGACCATGGCCGCAGCTGGGTACCACTGGGCTTCTTCTCCTCCTGCTGTGACCTGGACTACGGCCGCCTGCCTGCCCCTGCCAATGGCCCAGCTGGCCCCGGGCCTGAAGCTTTGTGTTTCCCTGAACCCCAGACCCAGCCTGATGGTGGTGGCCTTTTGGCCTTCAGCGTGCAGGACAGCAGCCCGCCAGGCCTGGATCTGGACAGCAGCCCTGTGCTCCAAGACTGGGTGACTGCTACAGACATTCAAGTAGTGCTCACAAGGCCTGCCATGCTGGGAGATACCAGGGACTCCGAGGCCATGGTCCCTTACTCTTACTCAGCCACTGAGCTCCAGGTGGGCGGGCGCTGCAAGTGCAATGGGCATGCCTCGCGGTGCTTGCTGGACACCCAGGGCCACCTGATCTGCGACTGCCAGCATGGCACCGAGGGCCCCGACTGTGGCCGCTGCAAGCCCTTCTACTGCGACAGGCCGTGGCAGCGGGCCACAGCCCGGGAAGCCCACGCCTGCCTTG CTTGCTCCTGCAATGGCCATGCCCGCCGCTGCCGCTTCAACATGGAGCTGTACCGACTGTCAGGCCGCCGCAGTGGCGGTGTCTGCCTCAACTGCCGGCACAATACCGCTGGCCGCCACTGTCACTACTGCCGGGAGGGCTTCTATCGAGACCCAGGCCGTGCACCGAGTGATCGCCACGCTTGCAGGG CCTGTGACTGTCACCCTGTTGGTGCTGCTGGCAAAACCTGCAACCAGACCACAGGCCAGTGTCCTTGCAAGGATGGTGTCACTGGCCTCACCTGCAATCGCTGTGCTCCTGGTTTCCAGCAGAGTCGCTCTCCAGTGGCACCCTGTGTTA AGACCCCTGTCCCTGGACCTACTGAAGAGAGCAGCTCTGTGGAGCCTCAGG ACTGCGATTTGCACTGCAAACCCACTCGTGGCAGCTACCGCATCAGCCTGAAGAAGTTCTGCAGGAAGGACTATG CGGTGCAGGTGGCGGTGGGTACACGCAGTGAGACACGTGGCTTGTGGACACGCTTCCCAGTGGCCGTGCTAGCTGTGTTCCGGAGCGGCGAGGAGCGTGCAAGGCGCGGAAGCAGTGCACTATGGGTGCCAGCACGAGATGCTGCCTGCGGCTGCCCACGCCTGCTACCCGGCCGCCGCTACCTGCTGCTGGGGGGCGGCCAGGGAGCCACGGCCGGGGATCCAGGGGGCCGAGGGCCCGGGCTTAGCGCCACCCGCGGGAGTCTTGTGCTGCCCTGGCGTGACACGTGGACGAGGCGCCTTAGGAGGCTGCAGAGGCGGGAGCGGCGGGGACGCTGCGGGGTGGCTTGA